From Pangasianodon hypophthalmus isolate fPanHyp1 chromosome 10, fPanHyp1.pri, whole genome shotgun sequence:
AAACCAGAGAACTATGGAGAGGGATGTGTGCTGTTTAAAAGACATAGAGGACGTGACGTCAGAGTCTGGTGTGCAGATTGAGAGGTAAAAGCACAAACTTAGTGACATTTCAGACGTGAAACTCTAGCTAGGTGGCTATGCTAAGCTGGAGCAGATCAGATCtccattatttacattttatacctGCTATCTAATGCTCGATTATATTGcattattggggaaaaaaatattgcattagcCCTCACGTTTAGCTACTCATGTGTCACAAATCTCTTAAACTGATTAGTGCAGCTTGCCTGTTTGTTTTCCTTCACTAATGTGAAGCTTCTCATGCTTAAAGGTACAACAGtcaacatttttaatttcttactagtacaaataatgtgggaaattatgtagaaatgactaaaaataattatttaatccattgtctcagaacaagtgtattacgtagctggaaaaaaaaagcagtttggaAGCCTGCCTTCCGGTCCGGAAAGTTTGTTTATCTTTTGTTTGTCCTCTTGTCAGGCTTCTAACTTAGAGTTTTGCTGTAAGTtttgtgggcggagctttgtgtacatgagTGGAAATGAGGGTGGGGTTAATGACTAAAACaatcattcaaatcttattcatCTCCACTTGTGTAATCTTTAAGtattacctaatgcacctttaaaaatgttGATGGGGAAGTTTGTATACTGCACTTGCAAGTTATATTTTAATTGGGAAAATCCTTcggagtgtgatttctgtttgTACTCAATTAAATAATCAGAGAGAAGAAAGATTATTATATCAGAATATtaaaattttgattttattttgattcGTGATTCATCTGATAAGTCACTTAAGTCAGATCTGTCAGAGATAACGGTAATAAAAATGTCCTGTTATTTTGCCCTGCTCTTTACAGAATAGTGCGCTTGTTCACCAGCAGGCCAGAGGTCATATTTGATGCAGGGGAAAGTATACAACTGTTGTCGAGTTGACTAAGCATGTTTGAACACACTCTTTAATGATATTGTGCTCTTAATAATCTTTATGAGCTTTAACTCTAGTCACTATAACCTCCCATATTTACTTTCAGCATGACTTAAATTTGTTGTTAACACTAGAGATTGCTCACTACTATTGTTTCAATCTGCTAATTCATatgaatttaacatttttacaggACCAAAACCTTGATCGAAGAGATCCGTGCTTTGATCAAGAACAATGAGGCGGAGTATTGCTCTTTCTGGAGGCCTGTGCTCCCATGGGGTGGCGTGTACACGATACGGGCAGGTCAGAAGGCCATCTCTTGCATACCCCTGTACGTTAAAATCAATCTGAAAAACACCTGCACCATCGATGGCTTCCTCATGCTTTTGTACGTCATCCTGCGGGATAATCAGACCTTCCGCCGGGAAGTGGGTTTGTTCTTGGGGAAGCGCTTTGTGGAGCACTTTCTCTATCTGATGGACTCCTACGATTACACCACAGTCAAGATTTTGTGGATCTGGGACAGGATGTCTAAGCGTCAGTACCGCTCCGAGATCCATCAAGCCGCTCTGGAGATCGACCTTTTCGGCAACGAGCATGAGAACTTTACCAAAAATCTGGAGAACCTGATGTCTA
This genomic window contains:
- the c10h14orf28 gene encoding uncharacterized protein C14orf28 homolog; this encodes MERDVCCLKDIEDVTSESGVQIERTKTLIEEIRALIKNNEAEYCSFWRPVLPWGGVYTIRAGQKAISCIPLYVKINLKNTCTIDGFLMLLYVILRDNQTFRREVGLFLGKRFVEHFLYLMDSYDYTTVKILWIWDRMSKRQYRSEIHQAALEIDLFGNEHENFTKNLENLMSTIQESYCTNCCCPSRFQELLQNTININPPHELPDRDPIQSAVDEFFCPKIILCQEYGCKGLREFSQREFCHGAPPFIILNMQMWKSEDLSYVPYHLALSDHRYSLEGATLFNREEHHYSAAFQIDGYWMHYDGLRSDNLILLNKPPELLLLSSLVYVRSHEK